One Erinaceus europaeus chromosome 5, mEriEur2.1, whole genome shotgun sequence genomic window carries:
- the LOC132538740 gene encoding protein kish-A-like produces the protein MRCDWAFPGLTVSVIFNFQSLLTIILLLICTSAYIQSLAPSHLEEIKLDFYVHFESVPELINKSPYEAVFCVVMAVSIHFMQ, from the coding sequence ATGCGATGTGACTGGGCTTTTCCTGGTCTGACTGTATCAgtcatttttaattttcagaGCTTGTTGACTATAATATTACTTCTTATATGTACCTCTGCTTATATCCAGTCCTTGGCACCCAGCCACCTGGAAGAAATAAAGCTAGATTTCTATGTACATTTTGAGAGTGTGCCAGAATTGATAAACAAGAGTCCTTATGAAGCAGTATTCTGTGTAGTGATGGCAGTCAGTATCCACTTCATGCAGTAG